One region of Desmodus rotundus isolate HL8 chromosome 11, HLdesRot8A.1, whole genome shotgun sequence genomic DNA includes:
- the IL17A gene encoding interleukin-17A isoform X2 — MAPERTPSMFQSLLQLLTLVAILKAGIAMPRNPVCPNTEDKNFPQSVRVKLNIVNRNMNSRRPSDYYNRSTSPWSLRRNEDPERYPSVIWEAECRDLHCVSPDGKINYHLNSVPIQQEILVLRRDPQHCPHSFRLEKMLVKVGCTCVIPVVHHLA, encoded by the exons ATGGCTCCTGAGAGGACGCCCTCCATG TTCCAGTCACTGCTGCAGCTGCTGACTCTGGTGGCTATACTGAAGGCAGGAATAGCAATGCCACGAAATCCAGTGTGCCCGAATACTGAGGACAAGAACTTCCCTCAGAGTGTGAGGGTCAAGCTCAACATCGTTAACCGGAACATGAATTCCAGAAGGCCCTCCGACTATTACAACCGATCCACCTCACCTTGGAGTCTCCG CCGCAATGAGGACCCTGAGCGATACCCCTCTGTGATCTGGGAGGCAGAGTGCCGTGACTTGCACTGTGTCAGCCCTGACGGGAAGATCAACTACCACCTGAACTCCGTCCCCATCCAGCAAGAGATCCTGGTCTTGCGGAGGGACCCTCAGCACtgcccccactccttcaggctgGAGAAGATGCTGGTGAAAGTGGGCTGCACCTGTGTCATCCCCGTTGTCCACCACCTGGCTTAA
- the IL17A gene encoding interleukin-17A isoform X1, whose product MLILSPTSLSFPIQFQSLLQLLTLVAILKAGIAMPRNPVCPNTEDKNFPQSVRVKLNIVNRNMNSRRPSDYYNRSTSPWSLRRNEDPERYPSVIWEAECRDLHCVSPDGKINYHLNSVPIQQEILVLRRDPQHCPHSFRLEKMLVKVGCTCVIPVVHHLA is encoded by the exons ATGCTAATCCTATCTCctacctctctctcctttcccattcAGTTCCAGTCACTGCTGCAGCTGCTGACTCTGGTGGCTATACTGAAGGCAGGAATAGCAATGCCACGAAATCCAGTGTGCCCGAATACTGAGGACAAGAACTTCCCTCAGAGTGTGAGGGTCAAGCTCAACATCGTTAACCGGAACATGAATTCCAGAAGGCCCTCCGACTATTACAACCGATCCACCTCACCTTGGAGTCTCCG CCGCAATGAGGACCCTGAGCGATACCCCTCTGTGATCTGGGAGGCAGAGTGCCGTGACTTGCACTGTGTCAGCCCTGACGGGAAGATCAACTACCACCTGAACTCCGTCCCCATCCAGCAAGAGATCCTGGTCTTGCGGAGGGACCCTCAGCACtgcccccactccttcaggctgGAGAAGATGCTGGTGAAAGTGGGCTGCACCTGTGTCATCCCCGTTGTCCACCACCTGGCTTAA
- the IL17A gene encoding interleukin-17A isoform X3, producing the protein MAPERTPSMSLLQLLTLVAILKAGIAMPRNPVCPNTEDKNFPQSVRVKLNIVNRNMNSRRPSDYYNRSTSPWSLRRNEDPERYPSVIWEAECRDLHCVSPDGKINYHLNSVPIQQEILVLRRDPQHCPHSFRLEKMLVKVGCTCVIPVVHHLA; encoded by the exons ATGGCTCCTGAGAGGACGCCCTCCATG TCACTGCTGCAGCTGCTGACTCTGGTGGCTATACTGAAGGCAGGAATAGCAATGCCACGAAATCCAGTGTGCCCGAATACTGAGGACAAGAACTTCCCTCAGAGTGTGAGGGTCAAGCTCAACATCGTTAACCGGAACATGAATTCCAGAAGGCCCTCCGACTATTACAACCGATCCACCTCACCTTGGAGTCTCCG CCGCAATGAGGACCCTGAGCGATACCCCTCTGTGATCTGGGAGGCAGAGTGCCGTGACTTGCACTGTGTCAGCCCTGACGGGAAGATCAACTACCACCTGAACTCCGTCCCCATCCAGCAAGAGATCCTGGTCTTGCGGAGGGACCCTCAGCACtgcccccactccttcaggctgGAGAAGATGCTGGTGAAAGTGGGCTGCACCTGTGTCATCCCCGTTGTCCACCACCTGGCTTAA